In Chanodichthys erythropterus isolate Z2021 chromosome 9, ASM2448905v1, whole genome shotgun sequence, a genomic segment contains:
- the trim36 gene encoding E3 ubiquitin-protein ligase TRIM36 isoform X1 — MSDSEMSEFASIVERLERGEVPMKNIERELICPVCKELFTHPLILPCQHSICHKCVRDLLMPNHDDSFSTDAGSESSNPGSPRSRVPSPSMERLDRLVRSGSISSPGWRRSSVTPRVTTFPCPGCQHDIDLGERGISMLFRNFTLESIVERYRQAARAAVAIMCNVCKPPAQEATKSCMDCKASYCNECFKMNHPWGTPKAQHEYVGPTTNFRPKVLMCPEHEMEKVNMYCEVCRRPVCHLCKLGGSHANHKVTSMSSAYKILKEKLSKSIHYLISKEDQVRTQISELEVLINHTEENGQLAERRANEHFERLFETLQERKTEMLRSIEQSRNLRVDRLRGQVEEYQGMLENSGLVGYAQEVLKETDQSCFVQTAKLLHVRIQKATESLKTFQPLATPSFDEFVLDTSKEEILLKELSFGGAPEPPVIDLSRCRVYNEGLIHWRLSEDSLPTDHHIVEFRKLGGEDEEEESRWMVTERVYGSSTVVSDLAGDCRYAFRVKSCRNGLFSPCSPEVTFHTPPAPVFGFLFNEKCGFSAERLQLSKRRDSVESMAGMSFLLAAERVQTGSYICLDYIIGDTGISHGRHYWAFRVEPDSYMVKVGVASDCKLTEWFHNPRDTSSPRYDHDSGHDSGSEDTCFEVSQPFTLVTIGMGRLFIPKASASAASGEHGSRVLPAPQRIGVCLDYDAGRVFFYDADSMRCLYERQVDCSGTMYPAFGLLGGGAVHLEEFITAKRLSYM; from the exons ATGTCGGACTCCGAGATGTCCGAGTTCGCGAGTATCGTGGAGCGCCTCGAGAGAGGAGAG GTGCCGATGAAGAACATCGAGCGGGAGCTGATCTGTCCCGTGTGTAAGGAGCTCTTCACACACCCGCTCATCCTGCCCTGTCAGCACAGCATCTGCCACAAATGTGTCCGAGATCTGCTCATGCCGAACCACGACGACTCGTTCAGCACAGACGCGGGATCCGAGAGCTCGAACCCGGGCAGCCCTCGCTCCAGAGTCCCGTCCCCGAGCATGGAGAGGCTGGACCGGCTGGTGCGATCAG GGTCCATATCTTCTCCCGGATGGAGGCGTTCCTCTGTCACTCCCCGCGTCACCACCTTCCCGTGTCCGGGGTGTCAGCATGACATTGATCTTGGGGAGCGAGGGATCAGTATGCTCTTCCGGAACTTCACGCTGGAGAGCATCGTGGAGCGATACCGTCAGGCGGCCCGCGCGGCCGTCGCCATCATGTGCAACGTGTGCAAACCGCCCGCTCAGGAGGCCACCAAGAGCTGCATGGACTGCAAGGCCAGCTACTGCAACGAGTGCTTCAAGATGAACCACCCGTGGGGAACGCCGAAAGCCCAGCATGAGTACGTGGGACCCACCACCAACTTCAGACCGAAG GTGTTGATGTGTCCCGAACACGAGATGGAGAAGGTCAACATGTACTGCGAGGTGTGTCGGCGTCCCGTGTGTCATCTTTGCAAGCTTGGCGGATCTCACGCTAATCACAAAGTCACTTCCATGAGCAGCGCCTACAAGATCCTCAAG GAGAAGCTATCGAAGAGTATCCATTACTTAATTAGCAAAGAAGACCAAGTGAGGACTCAGATTTCTGAACTGGAGGTGTTGATCAATCACACAGAG GAAAACGGGCAGCTCGCAGAGAGACGAGCCAACGAACACTTTGAGCGGCTCTTCGAGACCCTTCAAGAGAGAAAGACCGAGATGTTGAGGTCCATCGAGCAGTCCAGGAACCTGCGTGTGGACCGGCTCCGGGGTCAGGTGGAGGAGTATCAGGGCATGCTGGAGAACAGCGGCCTCGTGGGATACGCACAGGAAGTGCTGAAGGAGACCGACCAGTCCTGCTTCGTTCAGACAGCCAAACTGCTGCACGTCAG GATTCAGAAAGCCACAGAGTCCCTGAAGACCTTCCAGCCCTTGGCGACCCCGTCGTTTGATGAGTTCGTGTTGGACACGTCGAAGGAGGAGATCTTGCTGAAGGAGCTCAGCTTCGGTGGCG CTCCTGAACCTCCTGTGATTGACCTTTCTCGCTGCCGCGTTTACAACGAGGGTCTGATCCACTGGCGTCTGTCTGAAGACTCGCTGCCCACAGATCATCATATTGTGGAGTTCAGGAAGCTGGGCGGagaggatgaggaggaggaaTCGCGCTGGATGGTGACCGAACGCGTGTACGGCTCCAGCACAGTGGTGTCGGATCTGGCCGGCGACTGTCGTTACGCCTTCAGAGTGAAGAGCTGCCGTAACGGCCTGTTCAGCCCCTGCAGTCCTGAGGTGACCTTCCACACGCCTCCGGCTCCAG TGTTTGGCTTCCTGTTTAATGAGAAGTGTGGATTCAGCGCGGAGCGGCTGCAGCTGAGCAAACGCCGGGACTCTGTGGAGAGCATGGCGGGGATGAGTTTCCTCTTGGCCGCAGAGCGCGTCCAGACGGGAAGTTACATATGTCTCGACTACATCATCGGTGATACGGGCATCTCTCACGGCCGCCATTACTGGGCTTTCCGTGTGGAGCCCGATTCCTATATGGTGAAGGTCGGAGTGGCATCTGACTGCAAACTAACAGAGTGGTTCCACAACCCTCGTGACACCAGCAGCCCccg GTACGACCATGACAGCGGGCACGACAGCGGCAGCGAGGACACCTGTTTCGAGGTATCGCAGCCCTTCACGCTGGTCACCATCGGCATGGGCCGTCTCTTCATCCCCAAAGCCTCCGCCAGCGCCGCCTCGGGGGAGCACGGCAGCCGCGTCCTGCCCGCGCCGCAGAGGATCGGAGTCTGCCTGGACTACGACGCCGGACGGGTGTTTTTCTACGATGCCGACAGCATGCGCTGCCTGTACGAAAGACAGGTGGACTGTTCTGGCACCATGTACCCTGCGTTCGGACTCTTGGGCGGGGGGGCGGTCCATCTGGAAGAGTTCATCACAGCCAAGCGGCTGTCCTACATGTGA
- the trim36 gene encoding E3 ubiquitin-protein ligase TRIM36 isoform X2 has protein sequence MMSRRSSILVPMKNIERELICPVCKELFTHPLILPCQHSICHKCVRDLLMPNHDDSFSTDAGSESSNPGSPRSRVPSPSMERLDRLVRSGSISSPGWRRSSVTPRVTTFPCPGCQHDIDLGERGISMLFRNFTLESIVERYRQAARAAVAIMCNVCKPPAQEATKSCMDCKASYCNECFKMNHPWGTPKAQHEYVGPTTNFRPKVLMCPEHEMEKVNMYCEVCRRPVCHLCKLGGSHANHKVTSMSSAYKILKEKLSKSIHYLISKEDQVRTQISELEVLINHTEENGQLAERRANEHFERLFETLQERKTEMLRSIEQSRNLRVDRLRGQVEEYQGMLENSGLVGYAQEVLKETDQSCFVQTAKLLHVRIQKATESLKTFQPLATPSFDEFVLDTSKEEILLKELSFGGAPEPPVIDLSRCRVYNEGLIHWRLSEDSLPTDHHIVEFRKLGGEDEEEESRWMVTERVYGSSTVVSDLAGDCRYAFRVKSCRNGLFSPCSPEVTFHTPPAPVFGFLFNEKCGFSAERLQLSKRRDSVESMAGMSFLLAAERVQTGSYICLDYIIGDTGISHGRHYWAFRVEPDSYMVKVGVASDCKLTEWFHNPRDTSSPRYDHDSGHDSGSEDTCFEVSQPFTLVTIGMGRLFIPKASASAASGEHGSRVLPAPQRIGVCLDYDAGRVFFYDADSMRCLYERQVDCSGTMYPAFGLLGGGAVHLEEFITAKRLSYM, from the exons ATGATGTCCAGGCGAAGCTCGATCCTA GTGCCGATGAAGAACATCGAGCGGGAGCTGATCTGTCCCGTGTGTAAGGAGCTCTTCACACACCCGCTCATCCTGCCCTGTCAGCACAGCATCTGCCACAAATGTGTCCGAGATCTGCTCATGCCGAACCACGACGACTCGTTCAGCACAGACGCGGGATCCGAGAGCTCGAACCCGGGCAGCCCTCGCTCCAGAGTCCCGTCCCCGAGCATGGAGAGGCTGGACCGGCTGGTGCGATCAG GGTCCATATCTTCTCCCGGATGGAGGCGTTCCTCTGTCACTCCCCGCGTCACCACCTTCCCGTGTCCGGGGTGTCAGCATGACATTGATCTTGGGGAGCGAGGGATCAGTATGCTCTTCCGGAACTTCACGCTGGAGAGCATCGTGGAGCGATACCGTCAGGCGGCCCGCGCGGCCGTCGCCATCATGTGCAACGTGTGCAAACCGCCCGCTCAGGAGGCCACCAAGAGCTGCATGGACTGCAAGGCCAGCTACTGCAACGAGTGCTTCAAGATGAACCACCCGTGGGGAACGCCGAAAGCCCAGCATGAGTACGTGGGACCCACCACCAACTTCAGACCGAAG GTGTTGATGTGTCCCGAACACGAGATGGAGAAGGTCAACATGTACTGCGAGGTGTGTCGGCGTCCCGTGTGTCATCTTTGCAAGCTTGGCGGATCTCACGCTAATCACAAAGTCACTTCCATGAGCAGCGCCTACAAGATCCTCAAG GAGAAGCTATCGAAGAGTATCCATTACTTAATTAGCAAAGAAGACCAAGTGAGGACTCAGATTTCTGAACTGGAGGTGTTGATCAATCACACAGAG GAAAACGGGCAGCTCGCAGAGAGACGAGCCAACGAACACTTTGAGCGGCTCTTCGAGACCCTTCAAGAGAGAAAGACCGAGATGTTGAGGTCCATCGAGCAGTCCAGGAACCTGCGTGTGGACCGGCTCCGGGGTCAGGTGGAGGAGTATCAGGGCATGCTGGAGAACAGCGGCCTCGTGGGATACGCACAGGAAGTGCTGAAGGAGACCGACCAGTCCTGCTTCGTTCAGACAGCCAAACTGCTGCACGTCAG GATTCAGAAAGCCACAGAGTCCCTGAAGACCTTCCAGCCCTTGGCGACCCCGTCGTTTGATGAGTTCGTGTTGGACACGTCGAAGGAGGAGATCTTGCTGAAGGAGCTCAGCTTCGGTGGCG CTCCTGAACCTCCTGTGATTGACCTTTCTCGCTGCCGCGTTTACAACGAGGGTCTGATCCACTGGCGTCTGTCTGAAGACTCGCTGCCCACAGATCATCATATTGTGGAGTTCAGGAAGCTGGGCGGagaggatgaggaggaggaaTCGCGCTGGATGGTGACCGAACGCGTGTACGGCTCCAGCACAGTGGTGTCGGATCTGGCCGGCGACTGTCGTTACGCCTTCAGAGTGAAGAGCTGCCGTAACGGCCTGTTCAGCCCCTGCAGTCCTGAGGTGACCTTCCACACGCCTCCGGCTCCAG TGTTTGGCTTCCTGTTTAATGAGAAGTGTGGATTCAGCGCGGAGCGGCTGCAGCTGAGCAAACGCCGGGACTCTGTGGAGAGCATGGCGGGGATGAGTTTCCTCTTGGCCGCAGAGCGCGTCCAGACGGGAAGTTACATATGTCTCGACTACATCATCGGTGATACGGGCATCTCTCACGGCCGCCATTACTGGGCTTTCCGTGTGGAGCCCGATTCCTATATGGTGAAGGTCGGAGTGGCATCTGACTGCAAACTAACAGAGTGGTTCCACAACCCTCGTGACACCAGCAGCCCccg GTACGACCATGACAGCGGGCACGACAGCGGCAGCGAGGACACCTGTTTCGAGGTATCGCAGCCCTTCACGCTGGTCACCATCGGCATGGGCCGTCTCTTCATCCCCAAAGCCTCCGCCAGCGCCGCCTCGGGGGAGCACGGCAGCCGCGTCCTGCCCGCGCCGCAGAGGATCGGAGTCTGCCTGGACTACGACGCCGGACGGGTGTTTTTCTACGATGCCGACAGCATGCGCTGCCTGTACGAAAGACAGGTGGACTGTTCTGGCACCATGTACCCTGCGTTCGGACTCTTGGGCGGGGGGGCGGTCCATCTGGAAGAGTTCATCACAGCCAAGCGGCTGTCCTACATGTGA
- the trim36 gene encoding E3 ubiquitin-protein ligase TRIM36 isoform X3 — translation MLFRNFTLESIVERYRQAARAAVAIMCNVCKPPAQEATKSCMDCKASYCNECFKMNHPWGTPKAQHEYVGPTTNFRPKVLMCPEHEMEKVNMYCEVCRRPVCHLCKLGGSHANHKVTSMSSAYKILKEKLSKSIHYLISKEDQVRTQISELEVLINHTEENGQLAERRANEHFERLFETLQERKTEMLRSIEQSRNLRVDRLRGQVEEYQGMLENSGLVGYAQEVLKETDQSCFVQTAKLLHVRIQKATESLKTFQPLATPSFDEFVLDTSKEEILLKELSFGGAPEPPVIDLSRCRVYNEGLIHWRLSEDSLPTDHHIVEFRKLGGEDEEEESRWMVTERVYGSSTVVSDLAGDCRYAFRVKSCRNGLFSPCSPEVTFHTPPAPVFGFLFNEKCGFSAERLQLSKRRDSVESMAGMSFLLAAERVQTGSYICLDYIIGDTGISHGRHYWAFRVEPDSYMVKVGVASDCKLTEWFHNPRDTSSPRYDHDSGHDSGSEDTCFEVSQPFTLVTIGMGRLFIPKASASAASGEHGSRVLPAPQRIGVCLDYDAGRVFFYDADSMRCLYERQVDCSGTMYPAFGLLGGGAVHLEEFITAKRLSYM, via the exons ATGCTCTTCCGGAACTTCACGCTGGAGAGCATCGTGGAGCGATACCGTCAGGCGGCCCGCGCGGCCGTCGCCATCATGTGCAACGTGTGCAAACCGCCCGCTCAGGAGGCCACCAAGAGCTGCATGGACTGCAAGGCCAGCTACTGCAACGAGTGCTTCAAGATGAACCACCCGTGGGGAACGCCGAAAGCCCAGCATGAGTACGTGGGACCCACCACCAACTTCAGACCGAAG GTGTTGATGTGTCCCGAACACGAGATGGAGAAGGTCAACATGTACTGCGAGGTGTGTCGGCGTCCCGTGTGTCATCTTTGCAAGCTTGGCGGATCTCACGCTAATCACAAAGTCACTTCCATGAGCAGCGCCTACAAGATCCTCAAG GAGAAGCTATCGAAGAGTATCCATTACTTAATTAGCAAAGAAGACCAAGTGAGGACTCAGATTTCTGAACTGGAGGTGTTGATCAATCACACAGAG GAAAACGGGCAGCTCGCAGAGAGACGAGCCAACGAACACTTTGAGCGGCTCTTCGAGACCCTTCAAGAGAGAAAGACCGAGATGTTGAGGTCCATCGAGCAGTCCAGGAACCTGCGTGTGGACCGGCTCCGGGGTCAGGTGGAGGAGTATCAGGGCATGCTGGAGAACAGCGGCCTCGTGGGATACGCACAGGAAGTGCTGAAGGAGACCGACCAGTCCTGCTTCGTTCAGACAGCCAAACTGCTGCACGTCAG GATTCAGAAAGCCACAGAGTCCCTGAAGACCTTCCAGCCCTTGGCGACCCCGTCGTTTGATGAGTTCGTGTTGGACACGTCGAAGGAGGAGATCTTGCTGAAGGAGCTCAGCTTCGGTGGCG CTCCTGAACCTCCTGTGATTGACCTTTCTCGCTGCCGCGTTTACAACGAGGGTCTGATCCACTGGCGTCTGTCTGAAGACTCGCTGCCCACAGATCATCATATTGTGGAGTTCAGGAAGCTGGGCGGagaggatgaggaggaggaaTCGCGCTGGATGGTGACCGAACGCGTGTACGGCTCCAGCACAGTGGTGTCGGATCTGGCCGGCGACTGTCGTTACGCCTTCAGAGTGAAGAGCTGCCGTAACGGCCTGTTCAGCCCCTGCAGTCCTGAGGTGACCTTCCACACGCCTCCGGCTCCAG TGTTTGGCTTCCTGTTTAATGAGAAGTGTGGATTCAGCGCGGAGCGGCTGCAGCTGAGCAAACGCCGGGACTCTGTGGAGAGCATGGCGGGGATGAGTTTCCTCTTGGCCGCAGAGCGCGTCCAGACGGGAAGTTACATATGTCTCGACTACATCATCGGTGATACGGGCATCTCTCACGGCCGCCATTACTGGGCTTTCCGTGTGGAGCCCGATTCCTATATGGTGAAGGTCGGAGTGGCATCTGACTGCAAACTAACAGAGTGGTTCCACAACCCTCGTGACACCAGCAGCCCccg GTACGACCATGACAGCGGGCACGACAGCGGCAGCGAGGACACCTGTTTCGAGGTATCGCAGCCCTTCACGCTGGTCACCATCGGCATGGGCCGTCTCTTCATCCCCAAAGCCTCCGCCAGCGCCGCCTCGGGGGAGCACGGCAGCCGCGTCCTGCCCGCGCCGCAGAGGATCGGAGTCTGCCTGGACTACGACGCCGGACGGGTGTTTTTCTACGATGCCGACAGCATGCGCTGCCTGTACGAAAGACAGGTGGACTGTTCTGGCACCATGTACCCTGCGTTCGGACTCTTGGGCGGGGGGGCGGTCCATCTGGAAGAGTTCATCACAGCCAAGCGGCTGTCCTACATGTGA
- the pggt1b gene encoding geranylgeranyl transferase type-1 subunit beta → MMMADFDQVDFLRERHVRFFQRCLHVLPERYAPYETSRLTIVFFALSGLDVLDALDVVDKPGLIEWIYSLQVLPTEDKSNLRRCGFRGSSHIGVPYNTSKGPGSAHPYDSGHVAMTYTGLACLIILGDDLSRVNKAACLEGLRALQLEDGSFYAVPEGSENDMRFVYCAACICYMLDDWTGMDCQKAIDYIRRSTSYDSGIGQGAGLESHGGSTFCAIASLCMMGKLQDVFSERELNRIRRWCILRQQNGFHGRPNKPVDTCYSFWVGATLELLDVFQFTNFEKNRNYILSTQDRLVGGFAKWPDSHPDPLHTYFGICGLSLIGEADLRKVHPALNISVRAFDALRQLHGTWRQKST, encoded by the exons atgatgatggcGGATTTTGACCAGGTAGATTTTCTGAGGGAGCGGCACGTGCGGTTCTTCCAGCGCTGTCTGCACGTGCTGCCCGAGAGATACGCGCCGTACGAGACCAGCAG GTTGACTATAGTGTTCTTCGCTCTGTCGGGTCTCGATGTTCTCGATGCCTTGGATGTCGTGGATAAACCCGGTCTGATCGAGTGGATCTACTCACTGCAGGTTCTTCCCACTGAAGACA AGTCCAATCTCAGACGCTGTGGCTTCCGCGGCTCCTCTCACATCGGCGTTCCCTACAACACTTCTAAG GGTCCCGGTTCGGCTCATCCGTACGACAGCGGTCACGTGGCCATGACCTACACCGGGCTGGCGTGTCTGATCATCCTGGGTGACGATCTGAGCCGCGTCAACAAAGCGGCGTGTCTGGAGGGGCTGAGAGCGCTGCAGCTGGAGGACGGCAG CTTTTACGCTGTCCCAGAAGGCAGtgagaacgacatgaggttcgTGTACTGTGCCGCCTGCATCTGCTACATGCTGGACGACTGGACTGGGATGGACTGCCAGAAAGCCATCGATTACATCAGGAGAAGCACA TCATATGATAGTGGGATCGGTCAAGGAGCCGGACTGGAGTCACATG gtGGATCCACCTTTTGTGCCATTGCATCCCTTTGCATGATGGGAAAGCTGCAGGATGTTTTCAGCGAGCGCGAGCTGAACCGAATCCGGCGCTGGTGTATCCTCCGACAGCAGAACGGCTTCCACGGCCGTCCCAACAAACCCGTGGACACCTGCTACTCCTTCTGGGTGGGAGCGACGCTGGAG CTCTTGGACGTGTTCCAGTTCACCAACTTTGAAAAGAACCGGAACTACATTCTGTCCACGCAGGACCGTTTGGTGGGCGGCTTCGCTAAATGGCCCGACAGTCATCCGG ACCCTCTTCACACCTACTTCGGCATCTGCGGCTTGTCTCTGATCGGAGAAGCGGACCTGCGCAAGGTTCATCCCGCCCTGAACATCAGTGTCCGGGCGTTCGACGCTCTGCGGCAGCTGCACGGGACGTGGAGGCAGAAGAGCACATGA